A DNA window from Camelina sativa cultivar DH55 chromosome 13, Cs, whole genome shotgun sequence contains the following coding sequences:
- the LOC104736587 gene encoding ABC transporter F family member 4-like isoform X1, whose translation MGCAQSRVDNEEAVARCKERRNVIKEAVAGSKAFAAGHFAYAIALKNTGAALSDYGHGESDQKSLDDVLDQQHYEKQSRNNVDPAAPQPPPPPPIENLPPPPPPLPKFSPSPIKRAISLPTMAVRGRKVRTLDGMVIEEEEEDDDDDDEEEEEEEDGKGVSRRATATATARKVVEEETSPRTPENVGSNGRKKRLETTPEIVSASPGNSMAWDYFFMVENMPGPNLDDREMRNGYENQSNHFQFNEEDEEEERSGIFRKNSVSHKVVEEMEPKTPEKVEEEEEEEEEEEDDDEEDEEEEEEEEEEEEEEEEVVVEAKKKKKGKAKIEHSTTAPAEFRRAVAKTTTASSHPSVNLMKILDEIDDRFLKASECAQEVSKMLEATRLHYHSNFADNRGYVDHSARVMRVITWNKSLRGISNGEGGKDDQESDEHETHATVLDKLLAWEKKLYDEVKQGELMKIEYQKKVSLLNRHKKRGASAETVEKTKAAVSHLHTRYIVDMQSMDSTVSEVNRLRDDQLYPRLVALVEGMAKMWTNMCIHHDTQLTIVGQLKSLEISTSQKETTKQHHHQTRQFCTVLEEWHVQFDRLVTHQKQYINCLNSWLKLNLIPIESSLKEKVSSPPRPQRPPIQSLLHSWHDRLEKLPDEVAKSAISSFAAVIKTILLHQEEEIKLKEKCEETRREFIRKKQGFEDWYQKHLQKRGPTEEAEGGDDATTSSRDHVTERRIVVETLKKRLEEEEEAHQRHCVQVREKSLNSLKIRLPEIFRALSDYAHSCADSYEKLRIISQSHKSNGGATESS comes from the exons ATGGGTTGTGCTCAATCTAGGGTTGATAACGAGGAAGCAGTAGCGAGATGCAAAGAACGGAGAAACGTAATCAAAGAAGCAGTTGCAGGGAGCAAAGCTTTCGCCGCCGGTCATTTCGCTTACGCTATTGCTCTGAAGAACACTGGTGCTGCTTTAAGTGACTATGGCCATGGCGAATCTGATCAGAAATCTTTGGATGATGTTTTAGATCAACAGCATTACGAGAAACAGAGCCGTAACAATGTAGATCCGGCTGCTCCTCAGCCTCCTCCGCCTCCGCCTATTGAGAatcttcctcctccgcctcctccttTGCCTAAGTTCTCTCCTTCCCCGATTAAACGTGCCATTAGCTTGCCTACTATGGCTGTTAGAG GTCGAAAGGTTCGGACTTTAGATGGTATGGTGattgaggaagaggaggaagatgatgatgatgatgatgaagaagaagaggaagaggaggatggGAAGGGTGTGAGTCGTAGagccaccgccaccgccaccgcTCGTAAGGTGGTGGAGGAAGAGACTTCTCCGAGGACGCCGGAGAACGTTGGGAGTAatgggaggaagaagagattggAGACAACGCCGGAGATTGTGAGTGCTTCTCCCGGGAATAGTATGGCTTGGGATTACTTTTTCATGGTGGAGAATATGCCTGGACCTAATTTAGATGATAGAGAGATGAGAAATGGGTATGAGAATCAGAGTAATCATTTCCAgttcaatgaagaagatgaagaagaagaaagatctgGGATATTCCGGAAGAACTCTGTTTCTCATAAGGTAGTTGAGGAGATGGAGCCTAAGACGCCGgagaaagttgaagaagaagaagaagaagaagaagaagaagaagatgatgatgaggaagatgaggaggaggaagaggaggaggaggaggaagaggaagaggaggaagaagtggTGGTagaggcgaagaagaagaagaaagggaaagcTAAGATTGAGCATTCGACTACTGCTCCAGCGGAGTTTCGGCGTGCGGTTGCTAAGACCACTACTGCATCAAGTCATCCAAGTGTGAATTTGATGAAGATACTTGATGAGATTGATGATAGATTCCTCAAGGCATCTGAGTGTGCTCAAGAGGTTTCCAAGATGCTTGAAGCTACAAGGTTACATTACCACTCCAATTTTGCAGATAACCGAG gATATGTTGATCATTCTGCTAGAGTTATGCGGGTTATAACTTGGAATAAATCGTTAAGAGGCATTTCGAATGGTGAAGGTGGAAAAGATGATCAAGAATCAGATGAGCATGAAACTCATGCTACTGTGTTGGATAAATTGTTAGCATGGGAGAAGAAACTCTATGATGAAGTGAAG CAAGGCGAGCTTATGAAGATAGAGTATCAGAAAAAGGTATCTTTACTCAACAGGCATAAAAAACGAGGTGCAAGTGCAGAGACCGTGGAGAAAACAAAGGCGGCTGTGAGTCATCTACACACAAGATATATCGTTGACATGCAGTCCATGGATTCAACGGTTTCAGAAGTAAACCGTTTAAGGGATGACCAGTTGTATCCAAGACTTGTCGCTTTAGTTGAAGG GATGGCGAAGATGTGGACAAACATGTGCATACACCACGACACGCAATTAACTATTGTTGGACAGCTAAAGTCCCTTGAAATCTCAACTTCTCAGAAAGAAACCACAAAGCAACATCACCATCAGACACGGCAGTTCTGCACCGTCTTAGAAGAATGGCATGTTCAATTCGATAGACTCGTGACCCACCAGAAGCAGTACATTAACTGTCTCAACAGCTGGTTGAAGCTAAACCTTATCCCCATCGAGAGCAGTCTTAAAGAGAAGGTCTCCTCTCCTCCACGGCCTCAGCGTCCGCCAATCCAATCCCTTCTTCACTCATGGCACGACCGTCTTGAGAAACTTCCTGATGAAGTCGCCAAATCAGCTATCTCATCGTTCGCCGCAGTCATCAAAACCATCTTGCTTCATCAGGAGGAAGAGATAAAACTTAAGGAGAAATGTGAAGAGACCCGAAGGGAGTTTATACGGAAGAAGCAAGGCTTTGAGGATTGGTATCAGAAACATTTGCAGAAAAGAGGACCAACGGAGGAAGCTGAAGGTGGGGATGACGCAACAACAAGCTCTAGAGATCATGTCACAGAGAGGAGAATAGTAGTGGAGACACTAAAGAAAAGgcttgaagaggaagaagaagctcaccAAAGGCACTGTGTTCAGGTGAGGGAGAAATCTCTCAACAGTTTGAAGATCAGATTGCCTGAGATCTTCAGGGCACTGTCTGACTATGCCCACTCGTGTGCTGACTCATACGAGAAGCTCAGAATCATATCGCAGAGTCACAAATCAAACGGTGGAGCCACTGAATCGTCTTGA
- the LOC104736587 gene encoding ABC transporter F family member 4-like isoform X2, which yields MGCAQSRVDNEEAVARCKERRNVIKEAVAGSKAFAAGHFAYAIALKNTGAALSDYGHGESDQKSLDDVLDQQHYEKQSRNNVDPAAPQPPPPPPIENLPPPPPPLPKFSPSPIKRAISLPTMAVRGRKVRTLDGMVIEEEEEDDDDDDEEEEEEEDGKGVSRRATATATARKVVEEETSPRTPENVGSNGRKKRLETTPEIVSASPGNSMAWDYFFMVENMPGPNLDDREMRNGYENQSNHFQFNEEDEEEERSGIFRKNSVSHKVVEEMEPKTPEKVEEEEEEEEEEEDDDEEDEEEEEEEEEEEEEEEEVVVEAKKKKKGKAKIEHSTTAPAEFRRAVAKTTTASSHPSVNLMKILDEIDDRFLKASECAQEVSKMLEATRLHYHSNFADNRGYVDHSARVMRVITWNKSLRGISNGEGGKDDQESDEHETHATVLDKLLAWEKKLYDEVKQGELMKIEYQKKVSLLNRHKKRGASAETVEKTKAAVSHLHTRYIVDMQSMDSTVSEVNRLRDDQLYPRLVALVEGMAKMWTNMCIHHDTQLTIVGQLKSLEISTSQKETTKQHHHQTRQFCTVLEEWHVQFDRLVTHQKQYINCLNSWLKLNLIPIESSLKEKVSSPPRPQRPPIQSLLHSWHDRLEKLPDEVAKSAISSFAAVIKTILLHQEEEIKLKEKCEETRREFIRKKQGFEDWYQKHLQKRGPTEEAEGGDDATTSSRDHVTERRIVVETLKKRLEEEEEAHQRHCVQVREKSLNSLKIRLPEIFRALSDYAHSCADSYEKLRIISQSHKSNGGATESS from the exons ATGGGTTGTGCTCAATCTAGGGTTGATAACGAGGAAGCAGTAGCGAGATGCAAAGAACGGAGAAACGTAATCAAAGAAGCAGTTGCAGGGAGCAAAGCTTTCGCCGCCGGTCATTTCGCTTACGCTATTGCTCTGAAGAACACTGGTGCTGCTTTAAGTGACTATGGCCATGGCGAATCTGATCAGAAATCTTTGGATGATGTTTTAGATCAACAGCATTACGAGAAACAGAGCCGTAACAATGTAG ATCCGGCTGCTCCTCAGCCTCCTCCGCCTCCGCCTATTGAGAatcttcctcctccgcctcctccttTGCCTAAGTTCTCTCCTTCCCCGATTAAACGTGCCATTAGCTTGCCTACTATGGCTGTTAGAGGTCGAAAGGTTCGGACTTTAGATGGTATGGTGattgaggaagaggaggaagatgatgatgatgatgatgaagaagaagaggaagaggaggatggGAAGGGTGTGAGTCGTAGagccaccgccaccgccaccgcTCGTAAGGTGGTGGAGGAAGAGACTTCTCCGAGGACGCCGGAGAACGTTGGGAGTAatgggaggaagaagagattggAGACAACGCCGGAGATTGTGAGTGCTTCTCCCGGGAATAGTATGGCTTGGGATTACTTTTTCATGGTGGAGAATATGCCTGGACCTAATTTAGATGATAGAGAGATGAGAAATGGGTATGAGAATCAGAGTAATCATTTCCAgttcaatgaagaagatgaagaagaagaaagatctgGGATATTCCGGAAGAACTCTGTTTCTCATAAGGTAGTTGAGGAGATGGAGCCTAAGACGCCGgagaaagttgaagaagaagaagaagaagaagaagaagaagaagatgatgatgaggaagatgaggaggaggaagaggaggaggaggaggaagaggaagaggaggaagaagtggTGGTagaggcgaagaagaagaagaaagggaaagcTAAGATTGAGCATTCGACTACTGCTCCAGCGGAGTTTCGGCGTGCGGTTGCTAAGACCACTACTGCATCAAGTCATCCAAGTGTGAATTTGATGAAGATACTTGATGAGATTGATGATAGATTCCTCAAGGCATCTGAGTGTGCTCAAGAGGTTTCCAAGATGCTTGAAGCTACAAGGTTACATTACCACTCCAATTTTGCAGATAACCGAG gATATGTTGATCATTCTGCTAGAGTTATGCGGGTTATAACTTGGAATAAATCGTTAAGAGGCATTTCGAATGGTGAAGGTGGAAAAGATGATCAAGAATCAGATGAGCATGAAACTCATGCTACTGTGTTGGATAAATTGTTAGCATGGGAGAAGAAACTCTATGATGAAGTGAAG CAAGGCGAGCTTATGAAGATAGAGTATCAGAAAAAGGTATCTTTACTCAACAGGCATAAAAAACGAGGTGCAAGTGCAGAGACCGTGGAGAAAACAAAGGCGGCTGTGAGTCATCTACACACAAGATATATCGTTGACATGCAGTCCATGGATTCAACGGTTTCAGAAGTAAACCGTTTAAGGGATGACCAGTTGTATCCAAGACTTGTCGCTTTAGTTGAAGG GATGGCGAAGATGTGGACAAACATGTGCATACACCACGACACGCAATTAACTATTGTTGGACAGCTAAAGTCCCTTGAAATCTCAACTTCTCAGAAAGAAACCACAAAGCAACATCACCATCAGACACGGCAGTTCTGCACCGTCTTAGAAGAATGGCATGTTCAATTCGATAGACTCGTGACCCACCAGAAGCAGTACATTAACTGTCTCAACAGCTGGTTGAAGCTAAACCTTATCCCCATCGAGAGCAGTCTTAAAGAGAAGGTCTCCTCTCCTCCACGGCCTCAGCGTCCGCCAATCCAATCCCTTCTTCACTCATGGCACGACCGTCTTGAGAAACTTCCTGATGAAGTCGCCAAATCAGCTATCTCATCGTTCGCCGCAGTCATCAAAACCATCTTGCTTCATCAGGAGGAAGAGATAAAACTTAAGGAGAAATGTGAAGAGACCCGAAGGGAGTTTATACGGAAGAAGCAAGGCTTTGAGGATTGGTATCAGAAACATTTGCAGAAAAGAGGACCAACGGAGGAAGCTGAAGGTGGGGATGACGCAACAACAAGCTCTAGAGATCATGTCACAGAGAGGAGAATAGTAGTGGAGACACTAAAGAAAAGgcttgaagaggaagaagaagctcaccAAAGGCACTGTGTTCAGGTGAGGGAGAAATCTCTCAACAGTTTGAAGATCAGATTGCCTGAGATCTTCAGGGCACTGTCTGACTATGCCCACTCGTGTGCTGACTCATACGAGAAGCTCAGAATCATATCGCAGAGTCACAAATCAAACGGTGGAGCCACTGAATCGTCTTGA